In Maridesulfovibrio sp., the genomic stretch TCCTGCTGAAATTCTTCTTTGTAAGCCTCGGCAATTTCGTCCACCCGCTTTTCGGCATCTTTATCCTGCGAGACAATCATGATAACCTTGCTTCTTTCAGAATAGGTAAACATTTTACCGGACCAGTATCCGTAGGCATCGTAGACGGTGTAGCCATCCTTGAACTTGGGAGTGACTTCGGAATTGAGAAAGCCCTGCCATCTTTTAGCAGTCACCCGCTTCTTGCCATCGTTATAGGTCTGGCCCATGTAAAGCTCGTAGCGACTCCATTTACTGCCCACGCAGCCGGGCAAACACAAAGCCAGCAGTAAAATAGCGACAGCAGAAATCCGAACAGAATTACGCATAAAACAACTCCTCGAAATCTACGACAAAGCTCCAACCCAAAACTATCATCCGACTAATTAGGATTCCAAAGTGGCTTAGCTCCTTTGGTCCTGCTGAAGAACAAACCGGAAGCCCCTCGGAGAACCACCGGAGGCAAACACGTATCAACTATATAAAAATCTCAGGTTCACGGCGTTCACTGAAATTATCAGTCAACCACTGCGAAATTTCTAGCAGACGGGGCACTTCAAGCTTACGGGCTTCGAAAGCACAGACCTTGATACAAGCACAGCAAAAAGTACATTTATCGGGATCAGTCTCAACCACGGCCCCAACTGAAATAGCGGCTGTAGGACAAACACGTTCACAAGCCCCGCAAAGCTCACACTGATCAGTAGTAATAGGGGATGCAGAAACTTTAGGCGAACGCTCTTTGTAAGGGCGGTCACCCGGAACTTCCACGGAAGTATCAAAAGAAGCTTCTGTAAACTTCGCAGCAAGAGACTTACCGAATTCGCGGGCCATGTTCAGATCATCCTCATCAGGACGGCTGACAGCTATGGGAGTTTTATCGGTGGAAAATGAATGTTCACCGATAAACGCAGCCCCGGCAACGGGCTTGAATCCTGACTCTACTGCGATATCACTAAGCTCGATCAGAGCATCTTCATAAGCTCGGTTACCGTAAACGACCACCGGAACAGCAGGAGTGCCACAAGAATTCAAAACTTTAAAACGTTCAACAGCAGTCAGGGGAATACGACCACCGTAGACAGGAGCACCAATTATCACCAGATCATCATCAAGACATTCACAGGTCTCGGGAACACGGTCAGCACGGGTGACGTCAATTACTTCAAGCTGCTCCGCTCCTATTCCTTCCGCAATTGCATCAAGGATGCGGCGGGTGGTCCGAGTCGGGGAAAAACAGATCATTTTCAATTTATTGCAGGGCATAACAAACTCCATGTCAGATTATACAAGCAAGGCATCCGCCAGGTTACTTTACTTTCTGAAAACATAAGTACAGGCGAAAAGGTAAGCTTGTAAACCGTTTTGCCGCTCCCATGCAGCCATCAGGCTTTTTTCAGCATAATAAAAAGGTTATGGAACTGTATAACCTTTTATGCGATATAACGTGCATGACCGGAAACAAGACACGAAACTTACAGATCAGCGCTGCAATCCTGGCCGGAGGCGAAGGGCGCCGCATGGGCAGGACCGATAAATCCTGTCTGGAGATTTCCGGTGAAAAACTGATCAGCAGAATTATCCGCTCACTTGAAGGAATTTTCGCGGAAACATTTGTAATCACCCGTACACCGGAAAACCACCCTGAGCTTAATGTCAGACTGGTGGGAGATATTTTTGCGGCGCGCAGTTCCCTGACCGGAATTCACTCTGCGCTGCACCATTCGCGGACAGAGCATGTCTTCGTCACTGCCTGCGATTCTCCTTTCCTGAACCGGGAGCTAATCGCAGAGCTGCTCAGCCGGGTTGAAGCTGACGATGACGTTATCATCCCTATGCACTGCGACGGATTCTATGAACCTCTCTGTGCGGTCTATTCAAAACGCTGCCTGCCTTTCATTGAACAAAACCTGCAGGATAATATTTTTCAGATCATCCGCTTTTTTCCGGAGGTGAGGGTTCGCGCGGTTGAAACAGAGGTCCTGAAACTAAAAGACAAAGCACTGGAGACCTTCGTTAACATAAATACTCCGGACCAGCTGGTCAGGGTGCAGGAAACCGTGGACGGTACAAAAACAGACACTGACGACTTCCCGCTATCAATTCCACGCAGTGCTGCGCTAAAGCTTATCCGCAAATCCCTGCGTCCGGTCCAAAGTTCTTATACGGAGGTAAGTGATTGCGCCGGGCAAGTGGCCACCGACACCGTCTGCTCAAAAATTTCACTGCCGGAACACGACCGCTCAGCCATGGACGGTTTCGCAATACAAAGCAGGCTGACTGAGAATGCTTCGAATGAGAATCCGGTTATTCTGGCTTTTTCAGGCGAGGTCCGCCCCTCATGCCCTGTTTCAGAGAAAAACAGGTCAGGAGAGGCCGTACGCGTTTTAACCGGGGGAATAATTCCACAGGGAACTGACGCTGTTATCCCTTTTGAAAAAGTTACCGCCGATAAATGCTCTATCAGTATCAGCAGACCGGTGCGGGAAGGAGATTTTATACGCAGGGCAGGGTCCGATATCCTGAAAGGGGAAACCATCGTCAAGAAAGGGTCTGTGATCTCTCCATGTGACGCCGCCCTGCTCGCCTATGCCGGGATACGAACCGTTCCCGTCAGCCCGCTACCATCCGTGGCGGTGCTGGCTGTTGGCAACGAACTCTGCGATCCGGCAAAGGAAACAGAATCCGGCCTGATCCCGGCGGATAACCTCATTCTTATGAAATCACTCTGCGCCCGCTACGGAGTCAAAGATATCCGCATAGCTCCCTGCGCCAACTCGCCGGAATCGATTTCTGAAGCAGTACAGGCCAATAACGATTGCGGGCTCATTGTCACAACCGGGGGAACAGGGCCAGGCAATCGGGACTTTGTATTCAATTCCGTGCGGCAGGCTGGTGGTAGTCCCATTTTCAAAGGTCTGGCCATGCATCCGGCAAAATCAATTTTCGCCTGCAAACTGGGAAATTCCGTAGTCATCGGCTTACCGGGACCGCCGAATGCCGTGAACCTCGCATTTCACACTATCATTAATCCGGTACTTTCCATGTTACAGGCAAAATCGGAAATTTCCAGTACCGTATCTGCAATTCTTACCGAAGAACTTAAAGGCGGACGGGAGCGTGAAAAGTTACGCCCCTGCCTGATCAGCGAAAGAGAAGGAAAAATCCTCGCCGACCCGCTGCTGGATAGAACTCTTTCGCCACGCAGGGTAATGAGCTTAAGCAACGGAATTATCATCCTTCCGGCCGACTGCGGCCTTGTACCTAAAGACGCAATCGTTCAGGTTCTAAGGATCAGCTGAGTATTTCAGATAAAAAAATCTCGTAAATTAGGTTCTGAAAGACTATTCGTTAAACAGGGAATACGGCTGTTACAAAAACTTAACCCAACCGGGATAAAATTAAGTTTTCCAAAACAGCCATCATGTGTACTTTGTAATTATGCGAATGAAAAACTACAGGGGTATCTCCTGCATAATTACCAGAACATCACGGATGTATTTTTCATAGCCAAGGCGACCTGACTTACGGGTCGCCTTTTCTCTTTTGTACAACCGCAAAAAGAGTTGAGGAATTATGGGACAGAAAAATTTTGTTTTGGACACCAACGTACTCATTGAAAACCCGAAGTGTATCACAGCCCTTCGAAACGGGATTGAGAACAAGGTTCACATTCCCTACACAGTGCTGACTGAGCTCGACAAACTAAAACGTGATTCACGCATCGGCCACATTGTCGCCCAGGCTGTCCACTCAATCCTCCAGGACGACAAACTGACTTTCCTTTCACCGGAATTTGCAGAGAAACTTGGAGAACTAAGCCCGGATGACCGTATTCTCAAAGAAGCCCTCAACGCAACAATCGAAGACCCCATACTGGTTACCAACGACCGTATCCTGCAAATCAAAGCCGGCATCTACAATCTCAAGTGCGAAGGATATAAAGACTCCGATCCTTTCCGTTCCGATTCGCAGCTGTACACCGGATTCGTGGAAGAAAACCATGCACCCTACCTGAACAGCTTCCGCTGGGAAAATGGAACTCCTGTGTTTTACGGCGACAAGGGTAGCAAGCCCATTTCCTACACCCACGAAGTATGGGGAGTTAAACCTCGCAACATCTACCAGAACCTCGCCTTAGAGCTGATGCTTAATCAGGATATAAATCTCGTCTCCATCCAGTCCGAGGCCGGATACGGCAAAACATTTCTTGCTCTGGCCTCAGCCCTGTATCTGGCTCTTGAAAAAAAAGACAATCCCTTCGAGAAAGTATATCTGGTTAAACCCATCTGGGAAATCGGAGCCAAAATGGGTTACCTGCCCGGAACAGTGGAAGAAAAAATGCAGCCCTATGTGCGTTATGTCCGCGACCTGACCGTAAAACTTCATGAACAGCGCCCGGCCAACCGCATATTCATGGATACAGATTCAGACAAATTCCGCTTCAATCACAAGAAATTCGAAATTCTGCCCATAGCCTATATCAGAGGCATGAACCTAGAGAATTGTGTGGTCATTATTGATGAAATGCAGAACATGTCCCGCTCTGAGGTGCGCTCACTGCTAACGCGTATGGGTGAAGGGGTAAAATGCATCTGCCTTGGTGACACCCGGCAGGTGGATAATCCGTATCTAAATGAAAGCAACAACGGCCTGAACTGGGTTGTAAAGAAGCTGCGTAACAACAAAGAATATGCACATATGGTGCTTAAGGGAGAGCGCTCCAGAGGACCGATCACGGATATTGTTTTGAAGACAGGTTTATAAAAGTAAAACGCCCGGTTGTCTGCACAACCGGGCGTTTTACTTTTATTAAAATTTATTACTTCTGAAAAATTCTCAATAACAAATCATCCAGATCTTCACCATTATCAATGGCTTCGGAGATTTCTCTTTCCAGTATTCTGGCTCCGTTACGTATTTCGGAGACAGTACAGTCCATGTTCAGGGCCACTTCTTCGGCAGGTATGCCGTAGCGGAAGCAAAGATAATAAAGAGCACGTCTAGCCAAAACGGCGTGCTCATTCTCCTGCATCATCAGTTCCCTGAAACTGACCCCGAAAGCTTCAAGCACAGCATCGAGAATGGAGTCGAAAGTCTGTTCTTCAAGTTGCGGCATCACCTGCTCTGATTCGACATTATTTTTGTCGAAATCAACCGGAGCTGCACTACGCACAATTCCGGTCAGCCTGTTAATGCTGGTTAAAATTTCATCAACGGCATAGTAGGCGGAAACATCGGAAATAAACTCACGAGGTTTGTCCTCTTTGCCGCTTTCCAGATCAATGGTAACCCCGACCTTAGCCTCAAGCACTTCCTGAGCCGCATCCTTAATGCGGTCTAGCAGATGCTCCTGAACCCAGTTCATAACAAACTCATTGGGCGCAGTCAGCTGCACAACACCATCTTCATATCGTGCTGATAAAGGTTCCACCCAAACCCTGACCAGTACCGGATTAATGCGTACAAGAAGTTTCTTCTTTATGGAGTTCCATACATTGGAATTCATTTCCTACCTCTAGAATTACCCTCAAAACAAAGGGCCGTCTAAAACATTCACAAACCGGAATTATGAGTATCCCCAAACCCGAAAAAGAGCAAACAGCATAAAGCTGTCACTCTTTCTCGGGGAAAAACGCTGACCATCAAACACCACTGAACTTCTACCCGCCACAACAGCAGGCAACATGCATCATGTCGAAATATCAGTGGCAGAAATGATGGAACCTAACAGACTGCCGGACTATGGAGTAAGGCGGTCTATCGTATCCTGCAGCTGTCTACCAAGAGGAGTCTGCAGGGAAATTTCGCGTTCAATATTGGTGATACCTTTAATTACGGTGGAATGTCTGCGGCCCAGTCGGGTACCGATATCTTTCAGAGAAAGTTCGGTGTGTTTACGGGCGAGGAAGAAAGCGGTGTTTCTGGCCAGTACAACCTGGCGTTTACGGCTTTTCGAACGCAGTTGATCGGGAGTGAGTTCATAGGAACGACAGATATGATCCACAATGGAATCATAGCTGGGCGCGGCCTTGGCAATGGAGTAGTTCTCCAGTACCTGCCATGCGAGTTCCTGCGAAACATCACGGTTTAAAAGTCTTGCCTTAAGCACGAGGTTCTGCAGGCAGCTTTCCAGTTGTCTTACATCAGTGGTAATACGGTCTGCCAGAAGCTCGGAAATGGATTCCGGCACCCGGGTACCCAAACGTATGGCCTTACTTTCAACGATTCGTTTTCTGGTTTCGAAGTCCGGAGTGGAAATGAGTGCCAGCAGCCCCGAACTGAAACGGGATACCAGCTGCTGATCAATCTTTTCCAGATCACGGGGCAAAAACGAACTGGTCATAACAACTTTAGAGCCACGCAATTGCAGGCTCTTCAGTGTTTCCAGAATTTCATCCTGCATCTTCTGCTTACCCTGAAAGAAATGGATATCTTCCAGAAGCAGGCAGTCTACATTGTCCCTGAATTCAGACTTGAAACGGGAGATTTCGCCCGCTTTCAAAGCCAGAACCATTCTGTTCGCAAACTCTTCTGCTGTAAGGCAGGCAATGGAAATATGCTTCTTGTTACTGGAAGCACATAAATTCTTGCCGATAGAATGCAGCAGATGGGTTTTTCCAAGCCCGGGCGCAGAACTCAGGAAGAGCTGGTCACCTGGCAGGGAGTTGTCGCAGAGACTTCTGGATGCAGCACAGGCAAGTCTGTTGGACTCGCCGATTATGAAATCATCAAAAGAAAAACGCCAGCGGGGAATACGAGTATTAACCACGGCAGAAGACATCATGGGCAAGCCCAAGCTTGTCTGAACCGGTCGTGCTACAGCAGGCGCGGCCGTAGCCTTGAAAGCGGGCCGTTCCACGGATTTCCTGACCCCAATCTCCACCTTGGGGCTGGTACCGAGAACCTGCTCGCCTGCTTCTTTAATGTTGTCCATGAGGCGGTCCCTAACCCAGGCAGCCACGAAATCATTGGGAGCAAACAATTTGATTGTACTGTTGCTCACTTCTGCTTTCAGAGGCTTGATCCATACTTTGTACAGACCGGGGTTCAAACCCTTCTCAAGAACTTTTAAAATTTTATTCCAGCTGTCTCTCATCATGGGTGGATACCTACTGCATATTGAACGATACTATCAACTCGCGATACGGGTATGGACACCCGATGTTTTCCAATTTGTTTTCTACAGCTTAAGTATCTAATATTAATATATTTTCTTATTAAGCTTGCAAACATGGCTCATCCTCTCTGACCCTGTCGAGTACCGTAGAATCAGGCTTAATCCATTTCATAATATTTTTTATCAACATATGTTGAAAACTTTTTCCACAACTATGATTTACGAAAACTCTAAATTACACAAAATTACGTCATTTCTCTCATTGTTTCACTTATTCTTACTCATTATTTCTTTTAGTAACTTATTTGATATTTACCCTTTAATAGCAAACAAGTCTTTGTTTTATTTATGTTTTTTAGAAATAACGCCATATATATATTTTTTTTATAGTTTTCTTTTTTGAAACACAATTGCCATAAACCCTGTAAAACAAAGGGCTGAGCAGGGCCATACTTTAGAACAAAACATAAACGTATGAAACTATTAACTTTTAATTTTATTGACAGACCTAAGTCCTTACAAACAAAGGGTTCGTAGCCAACGGAATTACAAACAGGGCCGTCATGATAAATGCAAAGATTGATCGAATAATCAACCAAAGAGTCTTTAGGACGGCTGAACAGCTAAAATTACTGACAATATAACTACCTATCAAATAAGAACCGGTCTTTATGTGAAATGTTGAACGCTCGACAACAACTCTTAATACAGCACTCACTCACATTACAGAACTATTACAAAGTACCTATCAGCACTAATATGGACTAACCCAGTGACAAATCAACCTGAACTGACCTTATTTCCGATTTCAGCCAATTTCAGACGGTTTTTGGTAAATTTAGGACAAAGAAAAAAGCCCGTCCTTAAAAAGGACGGGCTTTTTCTTTGTTTCATGAAGTAAGCTATATAAAAATGCTCATTCGAAGCGCTGAGCACATGCTACATTATAATATAATAGATTTGACCACTCACTTGGCAGTCAACTGTTTAAGTGTAGGATAACGACCGCAGGCAAAACGTTCAGCTTCCGGGCAATAACCGAGCTGTTCACAGCTGGCACCCGCATAACGGAAAATGGCCGGGAAATTATCCTTACAGATTTTAAGCATCTCATCGGCCATCTTGCGGACTTCCCACTGCGCGCGCTGGCAGCAGCGCAGGTTGAAGAAATGTATCAGGGAGCGACAGTTCATGGTTATCACGATTTTAGTTTCAGCGGCCTGCGGAAGGACGAAACGGGCATCTTCGTTGGCCTTGTCTTCACGACCGGCATTCACAAGTATTTCGCGAAGATCTTTGTAAGCACTGCCTACTTCTTCCATGAATCTCTCAAAACGTTCCCTGGCTTCCGGAATCTTGGCGATTGCAGGGGGAAGAATGTAATCCATATCACTTTCAGTCACATAGCGCTGGCTCTGCTGGGAGTATGAAGCTAGACGGTGGCGCACTACCTGATGTGAGCAAGCCCGGGAAATGCCTTCGACGGCAAAAGTAAAGCTGACGTGCTCAATGGGGCTTGTATGGCCGGACTCAAGAATTTTGGATACAAATTCGGCCTGCTTCTCTTTATCTACTTCCCCGTTAATAAGTCGGGGCCACATGTCAGCCACAAATCCGGCGTGGTAACACTGGCGGAAAGCGGCATAAAGCAGCTCAAGGCTGTTGGGGGTCATGGACAGAAGTTCCACTCGTAAATCTTTCTCAGGCATATGCGCTCCTTGAATTTATGACTACATAAAGTAATTAATACCGGGGCGCAACTTGATATAGGCAGAGAGCCTGAAAAGCAAGCCCGCATGGTATACCGATTAAAATTCGCCTGAATGTCACTTGAAATCACATTTTTTCCCTTGCCAGCCGTCCTAATATACCCTAACTAACGTCTTCCTTATCTCTACTTTAACCAGCCGCTGAGAATTTGTCCCAAATTTATACTGTACCCCCGTGCAGGGGATTTTTTTTGGCAAATATCCGGCGCCGGAGGAATCCGTGACTAAACTTATCCAAAACGAAAAAATACGAAATATAGCTATCATAGCACACGTTGACCATGGCAAGACAACCCTGGTTGACGGAATGTTCAAACAAAGCGGTCTGTTCCGCGAAGGGCAGGAAGTTGACGACCGCCTCATGGACAGCATGGACCTTGAACGTGAACGCGGGATTACCATCGCTGCCAAAAACTGTGCTGTTGACTGGAAAGGCGTAAAAATCAACATCATCGACACCCCCGGCCACGCCGACTTCGGTGGTGAAGTTGAACGCTCCCTGTCCATGGCCGACGGTGCAATCCTGCTTGTTGACGCTTCCGAGGGTCCCCTGCCCCAGACCCGTTTCGTACTCAAAAAAGCACTCGAAGCCGGCCTGAAAATCATCGTTGTCATCAACAAGATTGACCGTGCTGACGCCCGCCCGGGCGAGGTCCTCGACGAAGTATACGACCTCTTCATCGATCTCGACGCCAACGAAGAACAGCTCGAATTTCCCCTGCTTTACGCAATCGGCCGCGACGGAATCGCGCAGGAAACCCTCGAAGAAAAAGGTGAAAACCTGCACCCGCTCATGGACCTCGTTCTTGCACAGGTTCCCGGTCCTTCTTACAATGAAGATGAACCTTTCCAGATGCTCGTATCCGACCTTGGTTACTCCGACTACCTCGGCCGTCTGGCCATCGGTAAAGTCATCCACGGGGAAGCCAAACAGAACGAGCCCCTGCTCTGCATCAATGAAAAAGGTGAGCACGTTTCCCTGCGCCTGACCAAAATCCAGACTTACGACGGTCCCTCATTTGCTGAAACAAATATCGCCAACCCCGGTGATATTGTAGTTGTTTCCGGTATTGAGGCCATCACCATCGGTGACACCATCTGCACAAAGGAAGCGCCGAAAGCACTGCCCCGTATTACCGTTGATGAACCTACCGTTTCCATGCGCTTCACCATCAACACCTCGCCTATGGCAGGACTTGAAGGCAAGCTGGTCCAGTCCTCCAGAATCCGCGAAAGACTGCATAAGGAAACTCTGCTCAACGTTGCCGTAAAAGTTGAAGAGAGCGAAGAAAAAGACAGTTTCATCGTTAAGGGACGCGGTGAATTCCAGTTGGCGATCCTCATCGAGACCATGCGCCGTGAAGGATTTGAACTTTCCGTAGGACGTCCTGAAGTAATCTTTAAAGAAGAAAACGGACAGAAGCTTGAGCCTATGGAACAGGTCTTCATTGATTGTGAAGAAGCATTCCTCGGCGTGGTTACTGAAAAGCTTTCCACCCGCAAGGGCAAAATGACCAACCTGGTCAATAACGGTAAAGGCCGTGTGCGTATGGAATTTTCCGCGCCTTCACGCGCTCTTATCGGCTACCGTGACGAGTTCCTGACCGACACCAAAGGTACCGGTATCCTGAACTCCCTTTTCGCCGGTTACGAACCTTACCGTGGAGATTTCCCTTCACGTTATACAGGTTCCCTCGTTTCCGACCGTGCTGGTAAAGGCGTACCTTACGCCATCTTCAACCTTGAGCCGCGCGGTGAAATGTTCATCGAGCCGGGTGATCCTGTTTATGAAGGTATGATCGTAGGTGAGCACAACAGGGATAATGATATCAACATCAACCCTACCAAAGAGAAAAAACTCACCAACATGCGAGCTTCCGGTAAGGACGAGGCTGTTATACTGACCCCGATACGTCCAATGACCCTTGAACGGGCCATGCACTTCATCCGCGACGATGAACTGATCGAAGTCACACCGGAATCCATCCGTCTGCGCAAAGTCGAGCTTTCCGCTGCCAAGCGCCACATGAGCCGTGGTAAACAGCTTAAAGCCTCCGGCCAGAAATAAACTACTTCCATACAAATTCAATAAGCCGGGGAAAGTCTTACTTATGACTTTCCCCGGCTTTCCCTATTTTGCCAACTTCCCTTTGGCCATATTTGCGAGAGACTAAACCTGCTCCAGAGAAAATATGTCTGGAACAGATCCACGGGGAATCTGAATAATAAACCTTGTTCCCCTACCCGGCTCGGAATCAATTCTAATGGTTCCACCATGATTGCGGGTGATAATGAAATACGCCACGGATAGTCCTAAACCGCTCCTTCCACGTCCACCTGAACTGAAAAACGGCTCAAATGCTCTTTTGCGAGCATACGCATCCATTCCCGGACCGTTGTCCTCCACTTCAATATTCAGATAAGCACTGTTTGAAGAACACCTTATCACGATTTGCGGTTCTTTACCCGAAACACCGGCATCGATCATGGACTGAGCTGAATTATTGATCAAGTTTAGCAGAACCTGCTCCAACTCAGCTGCAAAACAAAGGACTTTAGGCAGTTCGTCCTGAATATCCAAAACAAATTTTATTTTCCGAAAATCACACCCTTCACCATTGCAAAGCTCTTTATCGGCAAGTTCAATGACCTGATCTACAATACTCGCTATGCAGCAATAATCCTTTTTATTCTCTGACCTGCGACTAAAATTAAGCATGTTCACAATTACTTTAGCCGCGCGGCCACCAGCCTCTTTTATCTCTTCAACCAGGGTCAGAATCTTGCGTTCCCGAAGATACCTGCGGACAGACTCAAGCGGAACACCCATCTTTTCTGCGGTTTCAATGTTTGCAGGCAAATCCGGAGAAATTCTGCGTTCTATATTCTGGGCCGACTGAATGATAATACCTAACGGATTATTTATTTCATGGCTCATGCTTGCAGAAAGACTGGCCACTGTTGTCATCTTCTCGGACTGGATCATCAGCTCCTGAATTTTCATTTTATGGGAATAATCTCGCAGCACACCGACCATGCGCACAGGCCTGCCGCTGGCGTTGAGCACAAAGCTGCCTTCATCCTCAACATAAAGATAACTGCCATCCTTACGCTTGAATCTGTAAACGGAAACAAACGGTCGTCCTTTACTGAGACAATCCTGCAACTCTGAAATAACGGAATTGCGATCGTCAAGGTGAATACCATCCTCCCAGCCCTGCAGGTCCACAGACTGAAATTCTGATTCCTCATACCCGGTGATTTCCCGGACAGCCCCGGACCAGACCAGTTTACCGCTTGCAATATCCAAATCATAAACAAGCTGTCCGGTTTTCTCAGCCATCAAACGGTAGCGGTCCTCACTCTGATGCAGAGCCTGCTCAGCCAGCATAAGCGGAGTAACGTCAGTAATAAAACCTTCAAGAAACCCTTCCCCATCATCACCGGTGGTCTCCACTCCCTTCTCCCAGACCCACTTCTCATCACCGGAAGCAGTCCTGATCTTATAAATCATTTCAAATGGTTCTCTGTCATGTACGGCTTCCTGTACGCACTCCCAGACATGTGCCCGGTATTGGGGCAGAATGATATCAGAATAGGAAAGTTCACTATTATCCAATAGCGAATCAACTTCATAACCGGTCAATTCAAAACAGCCATGACTAATAAAATCCATAGTCCAATTTACATCATTACGGCAGCGGTAAACCATACCTGGCAAATTACCCAGCAGAGTTGACAGAAAATTCTCGTTCTCATCAGAGATATTCAAAACTAAAGATTTAGCGCTGACCTCCATCCTGCCTTTAAGAATAATCAGTCCGGAATCTTCATGGAAAATGCCCTTCCAACAGATAACACCTTCCTCACATGTTGATTCAAAATGACCGGCCGGCAAGGGATCTTCCTCTATGACCCTATCGACAAATGCACTCAGATTACTTAGCAGCCTGCCGTTTTGTACCCCAAGATACTCCCCGGCGGTCAGATAGCCGGAAACAGCCGCAGCTTTTTCCCCGCCAACAAAGACAACCCGTTTATTATCATCAAGGCCGACCACGACTCCGGGATAATCCTGAGCCAGAAACTCAAGCCCCTGCATTATATATCCTTCTAATATAACCATGTTCGAAGCACCCTCCAAAGCAATTGATGCACAAACACAGTTCCACCATATCACACCCTACACATAATAACAGATCATTTTATTTATTCTGGTCCAGCTGTTCACAGTTGTTGCCTTCACAGACTTCATGCGCTACCAGATTCGCATACTCTACTTTCACGGAGAATTTAAAATGGGTTCAAATAATATTTCTGGAGAAGTGATCCTGATCTTTACTGGTGGAACCATCGGCATGAGTGAAAAGCCTGATGCCGGGGGAGTAGTACCGGATGATAATTTCACAAAACTGCTTAACGAAATCACCCCTGACGGTCACGACATAAAAATACGGCCGATACTCTGGTCTGATATCCCCAGTCCGCACATGTGCCCGGAAAAGATGCTCAATCTGGCCCATGACGTGGAAAATCTTCTTGCCGAGGAGCAGGTGCTTGGCGCAGTCATCCTGCATGGAACAGATCTTATGGCAGAGACGGCATACGTGCTGGACATGACCGTCTGTTCGCCGAAACCGGTCGTCCTAACAGGAGCCATGCGCTATTTCAATGAATCAGGCTACGACGGCATACGCAACCTTGTTGATGCCATCCGCACCTGCCTGCTGCCTCCGCCGGAAGGAACAGATGTCATCATTCAGATGGCAGACAAACTCTTCTCCGCAAAGAACGCCATCAAATCAAGCTCCCTAAACGTCGACCCATTCATCGGCCAGAATACAGGTAGAATCGGTTTCATTGCCGGGGAATCAGTTATTCTTACCCGCGCCAAACCGGGCCGCAGACCACGGCTGAACTTCCCGGTAACAGCTATGGCCGATAAAGTTTACCTTGTTG encodes the following:
- a CDS encoding chromosomal replication initiator protein DnaA, coding for MMRDSWNKILKVLEKGLNPGLYKVWIKPLKAEVSNSTIKLFAPNDFVAAWVRDRLMDNIKEAGEQVLGTSPKVEIGVRKSVERPAFKATAAPAVARPVQTSLGLPMMSSAVVNTRIPRWRFSFDDFIIGESNRLACAASRSLCDNSLPGDQLFLSSAPGLGKTHLLHSIGKNLCASSNKKHISIACLTAEEFANRMVLALKAGEISRFKSEFRDNVDCLLLEDIHFFQGKQKMQDEILETLKSLQLRGSKVVMTSSFLPRDLEKIDQQLVSRFSSGLLALISTPDFETRKRIVESKAIRLGTRVPESISELLADRITTDVRQLESCLQNLVLKARLLNRDVSQELAWQVLENYSIAKAAPSYDSIVDHICRSYELTPDQLRSKSRKRQVVLARNTAFFLARKHTELSLKDIGTRLGRRHSTVIKGITNIEREISLQTPLGRQLQDTIDRLTP
- the thyX gene encoding FAD-dependent thymidylate synthase, with product MPEKDLRVELLSMTPNSLELLYAAFRQCYHAGFVADMWPRLINGEVDKEKQAEFVSKILESGHTSPIEHVSFTFAVEGISRACSHQVVRHRLASYSQQSQRYVTESDMDYILPPAIAKIPEARERFERFMEEVGSAYKDLREILVNAGREDKANEDARFVLPQAAETKIVITMNCRSLIHFFNLRCCQRAQWEVRKMADEMLKICKDNFPAIFRYAGASCEQLGYCPEAERFACGRYPTLKQLTAK
- the typA gene encoding translational GTPase TypA gives rise to the protein MTKLIQNEKIRNIAIIAHVDHGKTTLVDGMFKQSGLFREGQEVDDRLMDSMDLERERGITIAAKNCAVDWKGVKINIIDTPGHADFGGEVERSLSMADGAILLVDASEGPLPQTRFVLKKALEAGLKIIVVINKIDRADARPGEVLDEVYDLFIDLDANEEQLEFPLLYAIGRDGIAQETLEEKGENLHPLMDLVLAQVPGPSYNEDEPFQMLVSDLGYSDYLGRLAIGKVIHGEAKQNEPLLCINEKGEHVSLRLTKIQTYDGPSFAETNIANPGDIVVVSGIEAITIGDTICTKEAPKALPRITVDEPTVSMRFTINTSPMAGLEGKLVQSSRIRERLHKETLLNVAVKVEESEEKDSFIVKGRGEFQLAILIETMRREGFELSVGRPEVIFKEENGQKLEPMEQVFIDCEEAFLGVVTEKLSTRKGKMTNLVNNGKGRVRMEFSAPSRALIGYRDEFLTDTKGTGILNSLFAGYEPYRGDFPSRYTGSLVSDRAGKGVPYAIFNLEPRGEMFIEPGDPVYEGMIVGEHNRDNDININPTKEKKLTNMRASGKDEAVILTPIRPMTLERAMHFIRDDELIEVTPESIRLRKVELSAAKRHMSRGKQLKASGQK
- a CDS encoding PAS domain-containing protein; the protein is MVILEGYIMQGLEFLAQDYPGVVVGLDDNKRVVFVGGEKAAAVSGYLTAGEYLGVQNGRLLSNLSAFVDRVIEEDPLPAGHFESTCEEGVICWKGIFHEDSGLIILKGRMEVSAKSLVLNISDENENFLSTLLGNLPGMVYRCRNDVNWTMDFISHGCFELTGYEVDSLLDNSELSYSDIILPQYRAHVWECVQEAVHDREPFEMIYKIRTASGDEKWVWEKGVETTGDDGEGFLEGFITDVTPLMLAEQALHQSEDRYRLMAEKTGQLVYDLDIASGKLVWSGAVREITGYEESEFQSVDLQGWEDGIHLDDRNSVISELQDCLSKGRPFVSVYRFKRKDGSYLYVEDEGSFVLNASGRPVRMVGVLRDYSHKMKIQELMIQSEKMTTVASLSASMSHEINNPLGIIIQSAQNIERRISPDLPANIETAEKMGVPLESVRRYLRERKILTLVEEIKEAGGRAAKVIVNMLNFSRRSENKKDYCCIASIVDQVIELADKELCNGEGCDFRKIKFVLDIQDELPKVLCFAAELEQVLLNLINNSAQSMIDAGVSGKEPQIVIRCSSNSAYLNIEVEDNGPGMDAYARKRAFEPFFSSGGRGRSGLGLSVAYFIITRNHGGTIRIDSEPGRGTRFIIQIPRGSVPDIFSLEQV